A section of the Suncus etruscus isolate mSunEtr1 chromosome X, mSunEtr1.pri.cur, whole genome shotgun sequence genome encodes:
- the FRMD7 gene encoding FERM domain-containing protein 7 → MDFGEGLQAVIADLRSPPTASEEMARAMQKSSGKALFNLSCSHLNLAEKEYFGLEFCSHSGNNVWLELLKSITKQVKNPKEVVFKFMVKFFPVDPGHLREELTRYLFTLQIKKDLAQGRLPCSENCTALIVSHILQSELGDFHEETVRKHLAQTRYLPNQESLENKITHFHQKHIGRSPAESDILLLDIARKLDMYGIRPHPASDGEGMQIHLAVAHMGVLVLRGNTKINTFNWAKIRKLSFKRKHFLIKLHANILVLCKDTLEFTMASRDACKAFWKTCVEYHAFFRLSEEPKSKPKTLLCSKGSSFRYSGRTQWQLLEYGKKGRLKSLPFERKHYPSQYHERQCRSSPDILSDVSKQVEDLRLTYGGGYYRMVNGVHASEPVLDSRRRNSAVEVTFAAELERSKPEADPLSFHQSQSSSSFSFLYTDPVFNIDPDPDVDPRDYFEERSPLSSFQTSYKFMDSHMSTSSGLPKKVSPARQLTYTDVPYIPCTSQQVDIMPPQVFFYVDRPPQVPRRSPIMAEERERSGRCLELVATKPAKRSPRNSRMQRFQPDFQDLQGATARTSGRSINVDQKEDTNLEDVFAYSIQEQTPKRSQSQSDMKMIRFPFGSEFRPLGPCPALSRKADLFTYMFNEQEFPPVVMDQGLAERYVDSESSDSESEILKTDYYSLYSKGTRSPRTRIRLSSGSLQLEEEDEDVSFNTPAEDRTLLKPCNYFLA, encoded by the exons CAAAAGTCATCGGGGAAGGCTCTGTTCAACCTGAGTTGCAGCCACCTAAATCTTGCTGAAAAGGAATATTTTGGATTAGAATTCTGTAGCCATTCTGGAAATAAT GTCTGGTTGGAACTTCTGAAGTCTATTACAAAGCAAGTTAAAA ATCCTAAGGAGGTTGTTTTCAAATTTATGGTGAAATTTTTCCCAGTGGACCCTGGGCATCTGCGGGAAGAACTTACAAG GTATCTTTTTACTCTTCAAATAAAGAAAGATCTGGCTCAAGGAAGACTTCCATGCAGTGAGAACTGCACAGCATTGATTGTCTCTCACATCTTACAAT CAGAACTGGGAGATTTTCATGAAGAAACAGTTAGAAAACATCTGGCACAGACCAGGTACTTGCCAAACCAAGAATCTTTAGAGAACAAGATCACGCACTTTCATCAGAAGCACAT TGGCCGAAGCCCCGCTGAATCTGACATACTTCTACTGGACATAGCAAGAAAGTTGGATATGTATGGCATCCGGCCACACCCTGCCAGTGATGGGGAAGGGATGCAGATTCACTTGGCTGTCGCCCATATGGGAGTACTAGTGTTACGg GGAAATACAAAGATTAATACATTCAACTGGGCTAAAATTCGAAAGTTGAGTTTTAAGAGAAAGCATTTTCTTATCAAACTTCATGCCAACATCTTG GTATTGTGTAAAGATACTTTGGAGTTCACGATGGCCAGTCGAGATGCTTGCAAGGCTTTCTGGAAGACTTGCGTGGAGTATCATGCTTTCTTCAGACTTTCTGAAGAACCCAAATCAAAGCCCAAAACCCTACTCTGCAGCAAAGGTTCCAGTTTCCGCTATAG TGGGAGAACCCAATGGCAACTTTTGGAATATGGGAAAAAGGGGAGGTTGAAGAGCTTGCCCTTTGAAAG GAAACATTACCCTTCTCAGTACCATGAACGACAGTGCAGGTCATCACCAGACATTCTCTCTGATGTGTCAAAACAA GTAGAAGATTTGAGACTAACATATGGTGGCGGGTACTACCGCATGGTCAATGGAGTGCATGCGTCTGAGCCAGTGCTAGACAGCAGGAGGAGGAACTCTGCAGTGGAAGTGACATTTGCAGCAGAGCTGGAACGATCCAAACCAGAGGCAGATCCCCTATCATTCCATCAGTCCCAGAgcagttcctctttctcttttctttatacaGATCCTGTTTTTAACATTGACCCTGACCCTGATGTGGATcccagagactactttgaggaaAGGAGTCCACTAAGCTCCTTTCAAACAAGCTATAAGTTTATGGATAGTCACATGAGCACATCTTCTGGCCTCCCAAAGAAAGTGAGCCCTGCAAGGCAACTAACATACACGGATGTGCCCTATATTCCTTGTACCAGTCAGCAGGTGGACATTATGCCTCCTCAAGTGTTTTTTTATGTGGATAGGCCCCCACAGGTCCCCAGACGTTCTCCAATCATGGCAGAGGAAAGGGAAAGGTCAGGCAGATGTCTAGAGCTTGTTGCCACGAAACCAGCCAAAAGAAGCCCAAGGAATAGCAGAATGCAGCGATTTCAGCCAGACTTTCAAGACCTCCAAGGAGCTACAGCTAGAACGAGTGGTAGGAGTATCAATGTAGATCAAAAAGAAGACACTAATTTAGAAGATGTCTTTGCATACAGCATTCAGGAGCAAACCCCTAAACGGTCTCAGAGTCAATCAGACATGAAAATGATTCGATTTCCTTTCGGGTCTGAATTTAGACCTTTGGGGCCTTGTCCTGCTTTAAGTCGGAAAGCTGACCtgtttacatatatgtttaatgaGCAGGAGTTTCCACCAGTTGTTATGGATCAGGGCCTAGCAGAGAGGTATGTAGATAGTGAATCCAGTGATTCTGAGTCAGAGATTCTTAAAACAGACTACTACTCTTTGTATAGCAAAGGAACAAGGTCACCCAGGACCCGAATTCGCTTGTCCTCTGGTAGTCTACAGCtagaagaggaagatgaagatgTTTCTTTTAATACACCAGCTGAAGACAGGACTTTGTTAAAACCATGTAATTACTTTTTAGCTTAA